A single window of Dermacentor albipictus isolate Rhodes 1998 colony chromosome 1, USDA_Dalb.pri_finalv2, whole genome shotgun sequence DNA harbors:
- the LOC135900399 gene encoding survival motor neuron protein-like — protein MAGGDSDVVYKVSEDDKSDDLLDDEALIKAYNRAVSTNESDIGSGKQVTSSGAGPHKQQKKKGNKKNDAHHTQQKAREWKVGDFCRCVYSVDGQCYEAKVKSVDHDTCVVRYVGYGNEEEVYLSELLPSEGKFARQRQTEQAKRENAHGSPTPPSEDDHSAPTAHGPRMSDSYSQYHDTPFHSSHSLPPAPPLEPLLGRLPPFMKQSIPPPPPIAHGDLPNNEEALASMLMSWYMTGYHTGYYQGLQEAKSSKRECCCCRFNSHK, from the exons ATGGCTGGCGGAGACAGTGATGTAGTGTACAAGGTGTCCGAG GATGATAAAAGCGATGATCTGCTTGACGACGAAGCGTTGATAAAGGCATACAACCGTGCAGTCTCTACGAATGAG AGTGATATAGGATCTGGCAAACAGGTGACGTCATCTGGAGCGGGACCCCATaaacaacaaaagaagaaaggaaacaagaaaaaCGATGCTCACCATACCCAGCAGAAAGCACGA GAATGGAAAGTTGGAGATTTCTGCCGGTGCGTCTACTCAGTTGACGGGCAGTGCTATGAGGCCAAAGTGAAGTCCGTGGACCATGACACGTGCGTTGTTCGTTATGTTGGGTACGGCAATGAAGAGGAGGTCTACCTCTCGGAATTGCTCCCATCAGAAGGGAAATTTGCACGCCAGCGGCAGACCGAACAAGCCAAACGAGAAAAT GCCCATGGGTCTCCGACACCACCCAGTGAAGACGACCACAGCGCACCTACAGCTCACGGTCCTCGAATGAGTGATAGTTATTCCCAGTACCAT GACACGCCATTTCATTCATCACACTCGCTACCACCAGCTCCGCCACTCGAGCCTCTCCTAGGTAGGCTCCCTCCATTTATG AAGCAATCCATTCCACCGCCGCCTCCCATTGCTCATGGTGACCTCCCGAACAACGAGGAAGCACTGGCCTCCATGCTTATGTCATGGTATATGACCGGCTACCATACTGGCTACTACCAG ggcTTGCAAGAAGCAAAGTCAAGCAAAAGGGAATGTTGCTGCTGCAGATTCAATAGTCACAAGTGA